A window from Solanum stenotomum isolate F172 chromosome 7, ASM1918654v1, whole genome shotgun sequence encodes these proteins:
- the LOC125870685 gene encoding NAD(P)H-quinone oxidoreductase subunit N, chloroplastic, which produces MTTLSYTFPSTTITSSSSRRFLITSNGSSCRRRPNISTEDQPCSSSACYQGAVQSYGLQKQRVQLNSISKAMRTRRLGSVGRQKKGAIRCNIELQDFIGGDLIKPDLGQWLSDVEEHKAIAIYSPHEGGYEGRYLTRLKYQGYHFLDLSARGLGDPETTLTKFHPVCPAHVGKQPIARWYFPPEVDYRLSLLPPDAKGLVVWIIEAKVLSKAELQFLALLPTLRPNVRVIAECGNWRKFMWKPLKEIAGLSQS; this is translated from the exons ATGACAACTCTCTCCTACACCTTCCCTAGCACCACCATTACCAGCAGCAGCAGTAGGAGGTTCTTGATTACAAGCAATGGGTCTTCTTGCCGGCGGCGCCCCAATATTTCCACTGAAGACCAACCCTGCTCCTCTTCAG CCTGTTATCAAGGGGCAGTGCAGTCTTATGGTCTGCAGAAGCAACGAGTACAATTAAATAGCATATCAAAGGCTATGAGAACGAGAAGACTTGGATCAGTTGGAAGACAAAAGAAAGGAGCAATTAGATGTAACATTGAACTTCAGGACTTCATAGGTGGAGATCTCATTAAACCTGATTTGGGTCAATGGTTATCAGATGTGGAAGAACACAAAGCCATAGCAATTTACTCTCCTCATGAAGGGGGTTATGAAGGACGCTACCTTACACGTCTTAAGTACCAGGGATATCATTTCTTGGACCTTTCTGCTCGTGGCCTCGGTGATCCTGAAACCACTCTTACCAAATTCCACCCTGTCTGCCCT GCTCATGTTGGTAAGCAACCAATAGCTAGATGGTATTTTCCTCCGGAAGTTGATTATAGGCTTTCTTTACTTCCTCCGGATGCCAAAGGACTAGTGGTTTGGATAATCGAAGCCAAG GTCTTATCAAAGGCAGAGCTGCAGTTTCTTGCTTTACTTCCGACACTTCGTCCTAACGTGAGGGTCATTGCTGAATGTGGTAACTG GAGAAAGTTCATGTGGAAGCCACTCAAGGAAATTGCAGGTTTATCTCAGTCATAG
- the LOC125870686 gene encoding F-box/kelch-repeat protein At3g23880-like, protein MPNLPVEFVTEILSHGDEVVSRYPKRSNPGNPAQCSFVSSKDSVLPMPNLPVELVTEILFRLPVKSLLQFRSVSKSWLSLISSPEFVKNHLLLSASNKDYTHYGVMFKVASSAIHVVTVCSLSSLLHHPVKEAIDLDYPGKYPKDHRYPRIVGSVNGLICLANSLFNGVQELFLWNPSTRKYNRLPNYRLHRPRGHCCLQEHRGKCNFGFGYNELQDDYKKTLLASKQREYQFY, encoded by the exons ATGCCTAATCTTCCTGTAGAGTTTGTCACTGAGATCTTGTCCCATGGAGATGAAGTTGTCTCTCGATACCCAAAACGGAGCAATCCCGGAAACCCTGCTCAATGTTCATTTGTTTCAAGCAAAGATTCAGTCTTGCCAATGCCTAACCTTCCTGTAGAGCTTGTAACTGAAATCTTGTTTAGGCTTCCGGTGAAATCCCTCTTACAATTCAGGTCTGTGTCAAAATCTTGGCTTTCCTTAATCTCTAGCCCTGAATTTGTGAAGAACCATCTCTTATTATCCGCTAGTAACAAGGACTACACCCACTATGGAGTTATGTTTAAGGTTGCTAGTAGCGCTATCCATGTTGTCACAGTCTGTTCTCTTAGCTCTTTACTTCACCATCCTGTAAAGGAGGCAATTGACTTGGATTATCCAGGTAAATATCCCAAAGACCATCGCTATCCTCGGATTGTGGGTTCTGTCAATGGATTGATTTGCCTTGCCAATAGTCTATTTAACGGAGTACAAGAATTGTTTCTATGGAATCCATCAACTAGAAAGTATAATAGACTGCCTAATTATAGACTTCATCGACCCCGTGGTCACTGCTGTTTGCAGGAACATCGTGGTAAGTGCAACTTTGGTTTTGGATATAATGAGCTCCAAGATGATTACAAG AAAACTTTATTGGCTTCAAAACAGAGGGAATATCAGTTCTATTGA
- the LOC125870663 gene encoding acylamino-acid-releasing enzyme-like isoform X1, with product MENAEASPLKRSPRGLDENSEEEYSSLSTLLQHFASIPTVDKAWTFKSTSEKGSQCMFSISQPNLLANQNRRYILSSHISKGSPNGVIFEWAAFPIEMPSGSIMVPSPSGSKLLVVRNLEKGSTTTFEIWGPSRVEKEFHVSSSVHGSVYSDGWFEGISWNDDETFVAYIAEEQAPSKPVFTNSGYKKGSSSDMECGSWKGQGDWEEDWGETYPRKREPAIFVINVNSGEIRPVEGTNKLSVGQVVWAPASRGLQQYLVFVGWPSDTRKLGIKYCYNRPCALYSVRAPFSKSEDREPGKHAIEEASPVKLTQRISSAFFPRFSPDGKALMFLSAKSSVDSWAHSATQSLHRIDWSIDGKPTADADIVDVVPVVMCPDNGCFPGLYSVKFLSKSWLSDGSTMILSSVWGSTEVILLVNMLSGKVSRISPGNSSFSWNLLALDGDNIIAVSSSPSDVPEIKYGSIVGNSSAEALASWQDISSPIYRCSEKVISLLSSRQSSIIKIPVRDISENLTAGANKPYESIFVSSKCKSHDLCDPLIVVLHGGPHFISLSSFSKSLAFLSSIGYSLLIVNYRGSLGFGEEALQSLPGSIGSQDVNDVLAAIDHVIDMGLADPSKITVLGGSHGGFLTTHLIGQAPDKFAAAATRNPVCSLPLMVGTADIPDWCYAETFGHLGKSMYTEAPSSEHLAVFHSKSPIAHISKVKTPILFLLGAKDLRVPICTGLQYARALKEKGTEVKVLVFPEDNHAIDRPQSDFESFLNIGMWFKKHCK from the exons ATGGAAAATGCTGAAGCCAGCCCTCTCAAAAGATCCCCTCGGGGTTTGGATGAAAACTCGGAGGAAGAATACTCTTCTCTGTCTACTCTACTCCAACATTTTGCTAGCATCCCTACCGTTGACAAAGCATGGACTTTCAAATCTACCAGTG AAAAAGGTTCCCAGTGTATGTTCTCAATCAGCCAGCCAAATCTACTGGCCAACCAAAACAGGAGATACATATTATCTAGTCATATTTCGAAGGGAAGTCCAAATGGTGTAATCTTTGAGTGGGCTGCCTTCCCTATTGAGATGCCTAGTGGGTCTATAATGGTTCCATCACCTTCAGGTTCAAAGCTTCTTGTTGTTAGAAATCTTGAAAAAGGTTCTACAACCACATTCGAGATTTGGGGTCCATCTCGAGTCGAAAAGGAGTTCCATGTCTCGTCCTCTGTCCATGGCTCTGTATATTCAGATGGATG GTTTGAGGGAATTTCATGGAATGATGATGAAACCTTTGTTGCATACATCGCTGAGGAGCAAGCTCCCTCTAAACCCGTGTTCACGAATTCAGGCTACAAGAAAGGGAGTTCTTCAGACATGGAATGTGGTAGCTGGAAAGGTCAAGGGGATTGGGAAGAGGACTGGGGTGAAACCTACCCTAGAAAAAGAGAACCTGCAATTTTCGTTATCAATGTTAACAG TGGAGAAATACGTCCTGTTGAAGGAACAAATAAGCTtagtgttggacaagttgtatGGGCTCCAGCTTCTAGAGGCTTGCAGCAATATCTGGTTTTTGTTGGGTGGCCATCGGATACTAGAAAGTTGGGCATTAAGTATTGCTATAACAGGCCGTGTGCCTTGTATTCTGTTAGAGCTCCGTTTTCAAAATCAGAAGATCGTGAACCCGG AAAACATGCAATCGAAGAAGCATCTCCAGTTAAGCTGACACAAAGAATAAGTAGTGCGTTCTTTCCTCGTTTCAG CCCCGATGGAAAGGCCCTTATGTTTTTATCTGCAAAAAGTTCTGTAGACTCTTGGGCGCATTCTGCAACTCAATCACTCCATAGAATTGATTGGTCCATAGATGGAAAGCCCACTGCAGATGCTGACATTGTTGACGTG GTTCCTGTTGTAATGTGTCCTGACAATGGATGTTTCCCTGGCCTCTATAGTGTTAAGTTTCTAAGTAAATCTTGGCTTTCTGATGGATCTACCATGATTTTATCTTCTGTATGGGGCAGCACTGAAGTAATACTTTTAGTGAACATGTTGAG TGGAAAGGTGTCACGCATTAGCCCTGGAAACTCTAGCTTCTCTTGGAACTTGCTTGCACTAGACGGTGATAACATCATTGCTG TCAGTAGCAGTCCCTCCGATGTTCCTGAAATCAAGTACGGTAGCATTGTTGGAAATTCATCTGCAGAGGCCTTAGCAAGTTGGCAAGATATTTCAAGCCCCATATATAGATGCTCTGAAAAG GTCATTTCTCTACTGTCATCCCGCCAATCTAGTATTATCAAAATTCCAGTCAGGGATATCTCTGAGAACCTTACTGCAG GTGCCAACAAGCCGTATGAGTCTATCTTTGTATCCTCCAAGTGTAAGAGCCATGATCTGTGTGATCCGCTAATTGTAGTCCTTCATGGGGGTCCTCACTTCATTTCATTGTCAAGCTTCTCGAAATCCTTAGCTTTCCTTTCCTCAATTGGTTATAGCTTGTTGATTGTTAATTACAG AGGCTCCTTGGGTTTTGGTGAGGAAGCACTGCAATCTCTTCCGGGCAGTATTGGATCACAG GATGTTAATGATGTACTAGCTGCTATAGATCATGTCATAGATATGGGACTTGCAGATCCATCTAAAATAACTGTCCTCGGTGGTTCCCATGGTGGATTCCTGACAACACACTTGATTGGCCAG GCACCCGATAAGTTTGCTGCAGCAGCTACTAGGAACCCTGTCTGCAGCCTTCCTTTGATGGTTGGAACAGCTGATATCCCTGATTGGTGCTATGCAGAGACATTTGGACATCTCGGAAAATCAATGTATACTGAAGCCCCATCGTCTGAACACCTTGCTGTCTTTCACAGCAAATCACCAATAGCACACATCTCCAAG GTCAAAACTCCTATACTCTTCTTGTTAGGTGCCAAGGACCTCCGTGTACCAATATGTACCGGCTTGCAA TATGCACGTGCATTGAAGGAGAAAGGAACTGAGGTCAAGGTGCTGGTGTTTCCAGAGGACAATCACGCAATTGATAG GCCACAGTCTGATTTCGAAAGCTTTCTTAATATTGGAATGTGGTTCAAGAAGCACTGCAAATAG
- the LOC125870663 gene encoding acylamino-acid-releasing enzyme-like isoform X2: MENAEASPLKRSPRGLDENSEEEYSSLSTLLQHFASIPTVDKAWTFKSTSGSQCMFSISQPNLLANQNRRYILSSHISKGSPNGVIFEWAAFPIEMPSGSIMVPSPSGSKLLVVRNLEKGSTTTFEIWGPSRVEKEFHVSSSVHGSVYSDGWFEGISWNDDETFVAYIAEEQAPSKPVFTNSGYKKGSSSDMECGSWKGQGDWEEDWGETYPRKREPAIFVINVNSGEIRPVEGTNKLSVGQVVWAPASRGLQQYLVFVGWPSDTRKLGIKYCYNRPCALYSVRAPFSKSEDREPGKHAIEEASPVKLTQRISSAFFPRFSPDGKALMFLSAKSSVDSWAHSATQSLHRIDWSIDGKPTADADIVDVVPVVMCPDNGCFPGLYSVKFLSKSWLSDGSTMILSSVWGSTEVILLVNMLSGKVSRISPGNSSFSWNLLALDGDNIIAVSSSPSDVPEIKYGSIVGNSSAEALASWQDISSPIYRCSEKVISLLSSRQSSIIKIPVRDISENLTAGANKPYESIFVSSKCKSHDLCDPLIVVLHGGPHFISLSSFSKSLAFLSSIGYSLLIVNYRGSLGFGEEALQSLPGSIGSQDVNDVLAAIDHVIDMGLADPSKITVLGGSHGGFLTTHLIGQAPDKFAAAATRNPVCSLPLMVGTADIPDWCYAETFGHLGKSMYTEAPSSEHLAVFHSKSPIAHISKVKTPILFLLGAKDLRVPICTGLQYARALKEKGTEVKVLVFPEDNHAIDRPQSDFESFLNIGMWFKKHCK, from the exons ATGGAAAATGCTGAAGCCAGCCCTCTCAAAAGATCCCCTCGGGGTTTGGATGAAAACTCGGAGGAAGAATACTCTTCTCTGTCTACTCTACTCCAACATTTTGCTAGCATCCCTACCGTTGACAAAGCATGGACTTTCAAATCTACCAGTG GTTCCCAGTGTATGTTCTCAATCAGCCAGCCAAATCTACTGGCCAACCAAAACAGGAGATACATATTATCTAGTCATATTTCGAAGGGAAGTCCAAATGGTGTAATCTTTGAGTGGGCTGCCTTCCCTATTGAGATGCCTAGTGGGTCTATAATGGTTCCATCACCTTCAGGTTCAAAGCTTCTTGTTGTTAGAAATCTTGAAAAAGGTTCTACAACCACATTCGAGATTTGGGGTCCATCTCGAGTCGAAAAGGAGTTCCATGTCTCGTCCTCTGTCCATGGCTCTGTATATTCAGATGGATG GTTTGAGGGAATTTCATGGAATGATGATGAAACCTTTGTTGCATACATCGCTGAGGAGCAAGCTCCCTCTAAACCCGTGTTCACGAATTCAGGCTACAAGAAAGGGAGTTCTTCAGACATGGAATGTGGTAGCTGGAAAGGTCAAGGGGATTGGGAAGAGGACTGGGGTGAAACCTACCCTAGAAAAAGAGAACCTGCAATTTTCGTTATCAATGTTAACAG TGGAGAAATACGTCCTGTTGAAGGAACAAATAAGCTtagtgttggacaagttgtatGGGCTCCAGCTTCTAGAGGCTTGCAGCAATATCTGGTTTTTGTTGGGTGGCCATCGGATACTAGAAAGTTGGGCATTAAGTATTGCTATAACAGGCCGTGTGCCTTGTATTCTGTTAGAGCTCCGTTTTCAAAATCAGAAGATCGTGAACCCGG AAAACATGCAATCGAAGAAGCATCTCCAGTTAAGCTGACACAAAGAATAAGTAGTGCGTTCTTTCCTCGTTTCAG CCCCGATGGAAAGGCCCTTATGTTTTTATCTGCAAAAAGTTCTGTAGACTCTTGGGCGCATTCTGCAACTCAATCACTCCATAGAATTGATTGGTCCATAGATGGAAAGCCCACTGCAGATGCTGACATTGTTGACGTG GTTCCTGTTGTAATGTGTCCTGACAATGGATGTTTCCCTGGCCTCTATAGTGTTAAGTTTCTAAGTAAATCTTGGCTTTCTGATGGATCTACCATGATTTTATCTTCTGTATGGGGCAGCACTGAAGTAATACTTTTAGTGAACATGTTGAG TGGAAAGGTGTCACGCATTAGCCCTGGAAACTCTAGCTTCTCTTGGAACTTGCTTGCACTAGACGGTGATAACATCATTGCTG TCAGTAGCAGTCCCTCCGATGTTCCTGAAATCAAGTACGGTAGCATTGTTGGAAATTCATCTGCAGAGGCCTTAGCAAGTTGGCAAGATATTTCAAGCCCCATATATAGATGCTCTGAAAAG GTCATTTCTCTACTGTCATCCCGCCAATCTAGTATTATCAAAATTCCAGTCAGGGATATCTCTGAGAACCTTACTGCAG GTGCCAACAAGCCGTATGAGTCTATCTTTGTATCCTCCAAGTGTAAGAGCCATGATCTGTGTGATCCGCTAATTGTAGTCCTTCATGGGGGTCCTCACTTCATTTCATTGTCAAGCTTCTCGAAATCCTTAGCTTTCCTTTCCTCAATTGGTTATAGCTTGTTGATTGTTAATTACAG AGGCTCCTTGGGTTTTGGTGAGGAAGCACTGCAATCTCTTCCGGGCAGTATTGGATCACAG GATGTTAATGATGTACTAGCTGCTATAGATCATGTCATAGATATGGGACTTGCAGATCCATCTAAAATAACTGTCCTCGGTGGTTCCCATGGTGGATTCCTGACAACACACTTGATTGGCCAG GCACCCGATAAGTTTGCTGCAGCAGCTACTAGGAACCCTGTCTGCAGCCTTCCTTTGATGGTTGGAACAGCTGATATCCCTGATTGGTGCTATGCAGAGACATTTGGACATCTCGGAAAATCAATGTATACTGAAGCCCCATCGTCTGAACACCTTGCTGTCTTTCACAGCAAATCACCAATAGCACACATCTCCAAG GTCAAAACTCCTATACTCTTCTTGTTAGGTGCCAAGGACCTCCGTGTACCAATATGTACCGGCTTGCAA TATGCACGTGCATTGAAGGAGAAAGGAACTGAGGTCAAGGTGCTGGTGTTTCCAGAGGACAATCACGCAATTGATAG GCCACAGTCTGATTTCGAAAGCTTTCTTAATATTGGAATGTGGTTCAAGAAGCACTGCAAATAG
- the LOC125870663 gene encoding acylamino-acid-releasing enzyme-like isoform X3, translating into MECGSWKGQGDWEEDWGETYPRKREPAIFVINVNSGEIRPVEGTNKLSVGQVVWAPASRGLQQYLVFVGWPSDTRKLGIKYCYNRPCALYSVRAPFSKSEDREPGKHAIEEASPVKLTQRISSAFFPRFSPDGKALMFLSAKSSVDSWAHSATQSLHRIDWSIDGKPTADADIVDVVPVVMCPDNGCFPGLYSVKFLSKSWLSDGSTMILSSVWGSTEVILLVNMLSGKVSRISPGNSSFSWNLLALDGDNIIAVSSSPSDVPEIKYGSIVGNSSAEALASWQDISSPIYRCSEKVISLLSSRQSSIIKIPVRDISENLTAGANKPYESIFVSSKCKSHDLCDPLIVVLHGGPHFISLSSFSKSLAFLSSIGYSLLIVNYRGSLGFGEEALQSLPGSIGSQDVNDVLAAIDHVIDMGLADPSKITVLGGSHGGFLTTHLIGQAPDKFAAAATRNPVCSLPLMVGTADIPDWCYAETFGHLGKSMYTEAPSSEHLAVFHSKSPIAHISKVKTPILFLLGAKDLRVPICTGLQYARALKEKGTEVKVLVFPEDNHAIDRPQSDFESFLNIGMWFKKHCK; encoded by the exons ATGGAATGTGGTAGCTGGAAAGGTCAAGGGGATTGGGAAGAGGACTGGGGTGAAACCTACCCTAGAAAAAGAGAACCTGCAATTTTCGTTATCAATGTTAACAG TGGAGAAATACGTCCTGTTGAAGGAACAAATAAGCTtagtgttggacaagttgtatGGGCTCCAGCTTCTAGAGGCTTGCAGCAATATCTGGTTTTTGTTGGGTGGCCATCGGATACTAGAAAGTTGGGCATTAAGTATTGCTATAACAGGCCGTGTGCCTTGTATTCTGTTAGAGCTCCGTTTTCAAAATCAGAAGATCGTGAACCCGG AAAACATGCAATCGAAGAAGCATCTCCAGTTAAGCTGACACAAAGAATAAGTAGTGCGTTCTTTCCTCGTTTCAG CCCCGATGGAAAGGCCCTTATGTTTTTATCTGCAAAAAGTTCTGTAGACTCTTGGGCGCATTCTGCAACTCAATCACTCCATAGAATTGATTGGTCCATAGATGGAAAGCCCACTGCAGATGCTGACATTGTTGACGTG GTTCCTGTTGTAATGTGTCCTGACAATGGATGTTTCCCTGGCCTCTATAGTGTTAAGTTTCTAAGTAAATCTTGGCTTTCTGATGGATCTACCATGATTTTATCTTCTGTATGGGGCAGCACTGAAGTAATACTTTTAGTGAACATGTTGAG TGGAAAGGTGTCACGCATTAGCCCTGGAAACTCTAGCTTCTCTTGGAACTTGCTTGCACTAGACGGTGATAACATCATTGCTG TCAGTAGCAGTCCCTCCGATGTTCCTGAAATCAAGTACGGTAGCATTGTTGGAAATTCATCTGCAGAGGCCTTAGCAAGTTGGCAAGATATTTCAAGCCCCATATATAGATGCTCTGAAAAG GTCATTTCTCTACTGTCATCCCGCCAATCTAGTATTATCAAAATTCCAGTCAGGGATATCTCTGAGAACCTTACTGCAG GTGCCAACAAGCCGTATGAGTCTATCTTTGTATCCTCCAAGTGTAAGAGCCATGATCTGTGTGATCCGCTAATTGTAGTCCTTCATGGGGGTCCTCACTTCATTTCATTGTCAAGCTTCTCGAAATCCTTAGCTTTCCTTTCCTCAATTGGTTATAGCTTGTTGATTGTTAATTACAG AGGCTCCTTGGGTTTTGGTGAGGAAGCACTGCAATCTCTTCCGGGCAGTATTGGATCACAG GATGTTAATGATGTACTAGCTGCTATAGATCATGTCATAGATATGGGACTTGCAGATCCATCTAAAATAACTGTCCTCGGTGGTTCCCATGGTGGATTCCTGACAACACACTTGATTGGCCAG GCACCCGATAAGTTTGCTGCAGCAGCTACTAGGAACCCTGTCTGCAGCCTTCCTTTGATGGTTGGAACAGCTGATATCCCTGATTGGTGCTATGCAGAGACATTTGGACATCTCGGAAAATCAATGTATACTGAAGCCCCATCGTCTGAACACCTTGCTGTCTTTCACAGCAAATCACCAATAGCACACATCTCCAAG GTCAAAACTCCTATACTCTTCTTGTTAGGTGCCAAGGACCTCCGTGTACCAATATGTACCGGCTTGCAA TATGCACGTGCATTGAAGGAGAAAGGAACTGAGGTCAAGGTGCTGGTGTTTCCAGAGGACAATCACGCAATTGATAG GCCACAGTCTGATTTCGAAAGCTTTCTTAATATTGGAATGTGGTTCAAGAAGCACTGCAAATAG